CAGTGGATATCCACTATCTTTTTCTTTCGGGGAGTTTCATTCTCGTCTTGCCATGTCCGTATTGATTCTGTACATAAATGTATGGCTATCTTAGCATTTCAAACGGAGCTAAAACCAAATAACAAACAAAAAACGTTATTTGCCAGGCATAGCGGTGTAGCCCGTCATGCTTGGAATTGGGGCT
The Geitlerinema sp. PCC 9228 genome window above contains:
- a CDS encoding helix-turn-helix domain-containing protein; translation: MAILAFQTELKPNNKQKTLFARHSGVARHAWNWGLSLTKFILDYNQANP